Proteins encoded together in one Telopea speciosissima isolate NSW1024214 ecotype Mountain lineage chromosome 6, Tspe_v1, whole genome shotgun sequence window:
- the LOC122664739 gene encoding uncharacterized protein LOC122664739: MMLHFGDPAKLKTKRVVFEEIFIAHDSGTLEQLKELSSRRRAVEESINESSFLTEVIAREMAGGLTSRYEQDLQKLEQYLPLLQNLMIHVQSLSNNRIIVHWTSGLKIRWTSALSTSSIFNLMGSKFYNIDSLHLELGMNLFLYGAILRERALEVLTEDLVQSATLYRKAAGVYHYLVNEVLRSLQPQFSQERPPECMSSVCSIMSLICLAEAQAVTTRKAEEKGTTQGLLAKLHYGITELLDEASSIIHSVKKDCKDISARLVGFISSCRALHELRSQKHLAEDLKGAGQLGVAIGVLRHGLAKAKMPGEESWCLVFRQEMDAICEMLRKFEHENEFVWRNKIATGDELPFLQGTRIVTVIPYCIQRWERELVFRI; encoded by the exons GTTGTGTTTGAAGAAATTTTCATTGCACATGATTCTGGCACATTAGAGCAGTTGAAAGAGTTGAGTTCCAGGCGCAGAGCTGTTGAAGAATCAATTAACGAGAGCAGCTTCTTGACAGAGGTTATTGCGAGGGAAATGGCAGGAGGATTGACTTCTCGTTATGAGCAG GACCTGCAAAAACTGGAGCAGTATTTGCCtcttttgcaaaatttgatgaTTCATGTTCAGTCACTTAGCAACAACCGGATAATTGTTCATTGGACGTCAGGCCTTAAGATAAGATGGACTAGCGCTCTTAGtacttcttcaattttcaatcTTATGGGATCAAAGTTCTATAACATTGATAGTTTGCACTTAGAGCTTGGGATGAACCTTTTCCTTTATGGTGCAATTTTGCGAGAAAGGGCTTTGGAAGTTTTAACAGAAG ATCTGGTGCAGTCTGCTACTCTATACAGGAAAGCTGCCGGAGTTTATCACTATCTGGTTAATGAAGTACTTCGATCTTTACAACCTCAATTCTCTCAGGAAAGACCACCAGAATGTATGTCATCCGTGTGTTCCATTATGAGCTTAATCTGCCTTGCTGAAGCACAG GCTGTGACTACAAGAAAAGCTGAAGAAAAAGGAACTACTCAAGGTCTTTTAGCTAAGCTACACTATGGCATTACAGAGTTGCTTGATGAGGCCAGCAGTATTATACATTCAGTGAAGAAAGACTGCAAAGATATTTCGGCACGCCTTGTG GGCTTCATATCATCTTGCAGAGCACTACATGAGTTAAGAAGCCAGAAACATCTTGCGGAAGATTTGAAAGGTGCTGGCCAACTTGGGGTTGCAATTGGAGTTCTCCGCCATGGTTTAGCAAAGGCCAAAATGCCAGGGGAAGAGTCATGGTGCTTGGTTTTCAGGCAGGAGATGGATGCTATTTGTGAGATGCTCAGGAAGTTTGAGCATGAGAACGAATTTGTATGGCGCAACAAGATTGCCACTGGTGATGAGTTGCCATTTCTCCAAGGTACGAGAATCGTGACTGTCATCCCATATTGTATCCAGAGATGGGAGAGGGAACTAGTTTTCAGGATATAG